The segment TGTCAGGACTGCCATATGAGACAACGCCCAGGTTTCCCATCCACGGGAAGCACGGACAGACCGGACAACCCTGGTTTTGCATCACCTGAAATTATGGGAGGTAAAAAACGCCAGCATATATGGACACATTATTTCGTTGGTGCAAGTGTTTCCTCTGTTTCTTTACCACCCAACTCAGAAACGCAGCCACTATTGGCCGTTGAAAGACTAAAGAATGCCGCTACCCTGGAGATATCGGTTGATCAGGCTTCAAAAAAAGGTGATTTACTGCGATTTAAGGTAATGATAAAAAATACCGGTGCAGGACATTACTTACCGACAGGGCTTACCGAGATGAGACAGATGTGGTTGGATATCACAGTAACAGATGAAGACGGTAAGATTGTTTATCAAAGTGGAAAAGTCGATGAGAAAGGGGACATCGATTCAAATGCTACTATTTACCATACGGTATTTGGAAATGAAAAAGGCGAACCGACCATTTTTGTATGGAGTGCGACCCATATTATCTCAGACAATCGTATTCCTCCAAAAGGACAAAAAGATGAGCGTTTCGTGTGTCTGATTCCTGAAACTACAAAATCTCCATTAAAAATAAAGGCTGTGCTTCGTTACAGGAGTGCACCCCAGGATGTTGTGGATCTCCTTCTTGGAGAAAATACACAAAAACTTCCCATCGTTGATATGGCAGAGATATCAAGCGAAGTTAATTTATAAATTACCTAACCCGAGCGAGTCGGAAGAGATTTTTGTTTCAAGAATTGGCAGGAGTAATATTCAATATTGCTATTTTTTTCGACTCGTTTGGGTTAGTCAGAAAACAACGCATAAACCATGAAACTGAGATGGTCATGTACTTACCGGCAGAACAGCAGGTCGTATATAATTTCACGTTCTTGCTTCAGCAGCGCTGACCTGGCAAAATTCCTCGTAATCAATAAGTTCTTTAATGGTAGCCTTATCGCTGCATACCGGGCAATCAGGATTCCTGTGTACCTTAACCTTTCTAAAATCCATATTCAAAGAATCATAGATGAGTAATTTCCCCTTTAATATCTCGCCTTTGCCGAGGATGAGTTTTACAACTTCAGTAGCCTGAATAGAACCAACAACGCCTGGTAGCACGCCTAAAACTCCTGCTTCCTGACAGGAAGGGACAAGCCCTCGCGGTGGCGGGCTTTCATACAGGCACCGGTAACAAGGTCCTTCAAACGGAACAATTGT is part of the Candidatus Jettenia sp. AMX2 genome and harbors:
- a CDS encoding multiheme c-type cytochrome; protein product: MRLYVTPVFYVIIIFLCSLTTKTSFATDPGQWSPTWRLPPGKAPENIVNLPITLPGDVKMSQFFSPISCGACHPEIYKMWSGSTHANAWRNPLFQALYNLGKRTAEGESEKQNIESCVRCHFPIGHSAGEINLSLEDEKGGVICDFCHSVRASTGVGNAPYILSPGNAAAMEGGVKYGPFDDSPETIHKNQFSELHTRSEFCGGCHDVSHAGNELPIEQTYTEWRQGPYNTGDLKTTIHCQDCHMRQRPGFPSTGSTDRPDNPGFASPEIMGGKKRQHIWTHYFVGASVSSVSLPPNSETQPLLAVERLKNAATLEISVDQASKKGDLLRFKVMIKNTGAGHYLPTGLTEMRQMWLDITVTDEDGKIVYQSGKVDEKGDIDSNATIYHTVFGNEKGEPTIFVWSATHIISDNRIPPKGQKDERFVCLIPETTKSPLKIKAVLRYRSAPQDVVDLLLGENTQKLPIVDMAEISSEVNL